In Hyperolius riggenbachi isolate aHypRig1 chromosome 10, aHypRig1.pri, whole genome shotgun sequence, a genomic segment contains:
- the LOC137537253 gene encoding zinc finger protein 418-like produces the protein MRTAQQRPAPAAILGEEGEPDLVRNLRNHAGKRSYPCSECGKSSRVKSNVIKHQRIHTEERPHSCPECGKCFTQKECGKCFTQKGSLIIHPRSHTGERPHSCPECGKCSTQKGSLIIHPRSHTGERPFTCSECGKCFIRKCIFVRHHKGERPYSCPECGKCFRQKGCQKFVFLRHDMRHKGERPYLCSECGKCFSQKASFIELQRSHTGKRP, from the exons atgcggactgcgcagcagcgcccagctccggcggccatattaggagaggAAGGAGAGCCCGATCTTGTTAGAAATCTAAGAAATCACGCAGGAAAGCGTTCTTATCCATGTTCCGAATGTGGAAAATCTTCCCGTGTCAAATCAAATGTTATTAAacatcagagaattcacacagaAGAGCGTCCacattcatgtccagagtgtgggaaatgtttcacgcaGAAAG agtgtgggaaatgtttcacgcaGAAAGGTAGTCTTATTATACAtccgagaagtcacacaggagagcgtccacattcatgtccagagtgtgggaaatgttccacACAGAAAGGTAGTCTTATTATACAtccgagaagtcacacaggagagcgtccttttacatgttctgaatgtgggaaatgtttcattcgTAAATGTATTTTTGTTAGACATCACaaaggagagcgtccttattcatgtccagagtgtgggaaatgtttcagacaGAAAG GTTGtcagaaatttgtttttcttagACATgacatgagacacaaaggagagcgtccttatttgtgttcagagtgtgggaaatgtttcagtcagaaagcTAGTTTTATTGAacttcagagaagtcacacaggaaagCGTCCTTAG